A segment of the Zalophus californianus isolate mZalCal1 chromosome 3, mZalCal1.pri.v2, whole genome shotgun sequence genome:
tagcaccccccgcccccccagcactGGCCCCAACCCGACCTGAAGGAGGCTCTCAGCTGATGGCTGGCCAGAAATCACTACACACCAGCCAGACCCTGTCCTCCCTTCTGGCCAGTTTGAGAGGCCTTGCCTTGTGGAGGCAGGGGTGGACAAAATGCTCTGGGGCTTTGGGGCTGGGTGGGTCCACCCTTCCGTCCAAACGGAGGCATCAAACGCGGTGGCCCAGAGGGGCTCGGACAGGGAATGACAATGGCCAGCCGGCAGGGTAGGGCCTGGGGAGTTGGGTGAacacaggcacccctcagctCCAGCCGCAGGACATACTCGCTGTGGGAAGTGGGAAGCCCAAGATACGGATTTTTATGTAAATCGTAACTGGcacttaattgaaaaaaaaagcgTGCCGGCTTAAGAAGGTAAGGCTCGCGGCCCGCCGTCGGGCACCATCTGCCTCACTGGGCCGCCCATCTCTCACGCAGGCCCGCCGACTGCTGCTCCAGGCGGCCCCCGTCCCCGGGCCCAAGATGACACCCAACGGCACCAGGGAGGCGCCCAGCCCCGTCCCCGCGGGAGCCTTGGGGCTCTCCCTGGCCCTGGCCAGCCTCATCGTCGCTGCCAACCTGCTCCTGGCCTTGGGCATCGCCCGGGAGCGGCAGCTGCGCCACCCGCCCGCTGGCTGCTTCTTCCTGAGCCTGCTGCTGGCCGGGCTGCTCACGGGGCTGGCGCTGCCCGTGCTGCCCGGCCTCTGGAGCCAGAGCCGCCGGAGCTACTGGCCCTGCCTCTTCCTCTACTTGGCGCCcaacttctccttcctctccctgctcgccAACCTCCTGCTGGTGCACGGCGAGCGCTACGCGGCCGTGCTGTGGCCCCTGCGGCCCCGCGGGAGCCCACGGCTGGCCCTGCTCCTCACCTGGGCCGGCCCCCTGCTCTTTGCCAGCCTGCCGGCGCTGGGATGGAACCGCTGGGCCCCCGGCACCAGCTGCAGCTCCCAGGCCGTCTTCCCCGCGCCCTACCTCTACCTCGAAGTCTACGGGCTCCTGCTGCCCGCCGTGGGGGCTGCCGCCCTTCTGTCCATCCGCGTGCTGGCCGCCGCCCGCCGCCAGCTGAGCGACATCCGCCGGCTGGAGCAGGCAGTGAGCCGTGGCACGCCGTCGGCCCTGGCGCGGGCGCTCACCTGGAGGCAGGCGAGGGCGCAGGCCGGGGCCACGCTGCTCTTTGGGCTGTGTTGGGGGCCCTACGTGGTCACCCTGCTCCTCTCGGTCCTGGCCTTTGAGCAGCGCCCGCCGCTGGGGCCCGGAACTCTGTTGTCCCTCATGTCGCTGGGCAGTGCCAGCGCAGCGGCCGTGCCCGTGGCCATGGGGCTGGGTGACCAGCGCTACACGGGCCCCTGGAGGGCGGCCGCCCGGAGGTGCCTGCGCGCGCTGCAGAGGAGagccccccggccccggcccagCCTACCACACCAGCAGCCAAAGCAGCATGGACCTCAACCTGAACTGGGGCAAGGGCCTCTGCTGGCCCCTACTCGAAGCATCTGTCCATCTCGGCCACCGAGCCAGTCTCCTCTTGTCCCCAAGCCCCGGGATCAGAGGCCCTGCCCTTATGTGACCCCACCCTGACCAAATAAACTCCTCTGGCCCAGTTCACGGTTATCTCACTCCGCAGCTCCGAAAGAGCGGTGCGGGCGGGGGGCAGCGGCGGAAAGAAACCAAAGCCAGACACGCAGCCACACAGACCCGACTCCCTCAGAATCAACCGCCGGGGAGGACGAGCCGCCGCCCCACACGGTGAGCTGAGGGATCTCGAAGCCTAGCAGACTTTGCGGGGAGCCTCACCCCGACGTGTCCCTCAACTGGTTCCCCAATGTCCAGATGCCACAAAATCCACATACACACGGTCTCTGggaagtatattttatttacatttttaaaatctgtaactaatctctcttcctcctttccaccCCCCCGAGACTTGGGAAGGGAAAGAACGGGAACCTCAAAGACCTACTCcccacatacaaacacacaccccCGGGGCTCCCACCAGCAAAGGgaggtgaaagagaaagaggcctgaccacccccccaaccccccgagGGACCCGCAGGTCTGggtgagggtggtggggggagcccAAGGGGTGGGTCTCTTAAGAGAAGGGACAAGAGGGGGCAAGTCAGTTTGAAGGGGTTGGAAAGTAGTCCGAGGCCCCCCCCTTCCCCCGTACCCTACCGCCTCTGCTGGTGGGGCTCTCCCTTCACCCCTCAACACCAAAGCAGAGACTGCAGCCGTTAGCGGTCAGGTCTCTGGACACAAAATACTTTTGCTTTGTGGTCTCCTGACGTTGTCACCACCAGGGAGGCATCTCTGTGGACAGAAAGCGCAGGTCGATGGGACTGAGGGACCTGGGGCCCGGCCCCAAGCCCATTACCCAGGGACCCTCGGGTGGCCCCCTCCAGGGCATCCTCAATTCTAGATCCCTGGTGCCTGGCACCGGGCTGACACGTCCACGTCGAGTGAACACACTGGACGCCAGCAACCAGTAAGGGGATCGGAGAAGAGCCCACAGCATGGGGGGAGACGGTCCCAGCCCCTGAGCCCCGGAGCGGAGATGTGAGAGCCCACGCAGGTCACCATCAAGCAGAAGTGACAACTCCCTCAGGCTTCCCTGCACTTCGGGCTCACACACCGGGCCTGCGGCCCCAGCTTCCCTTAGGaagcccctcccacaccccaagGACCCTACAGCACCCCCAGGTGCCATTCCCACCCTCCAAATACACAGAGGCTCCAGCCCTTGCCCAACTCACGTACTTGCTGAGGGCGAAGTCCAGGATCTCGGCCGTGTGGCCCCGGTAGTCCGTGAGCAAACGGCCGGTGCGAGCGTCCCAGAGGCGCACGATGCCGTCCAGGCTGCAAGTGTAAACCACGGCGGTGCCTGCCTCCCACAGCAGCTGCACGATGCCCGACTGCaccgggcggggtgggggggacacgGGACAGAGTGGACAGAGTGGATGTCAGGGCCGGGAGAGCGGGGAGGCGCCGGCCCTGACTCTCggggagggctggaggaggggagcagtGCGGAGGCGGGGAGGGCCACAGAGGGCCACGCTGCAGCTCCAGGCTGCCCATACCTGGTGCTGACACCGGTGCCTGAGCGTCTGCGTAGATAGGTCGTAGATGGCCAAGGTCCCGTCCAGGTAGCCGACCGCTGCCAGAGGCATCCTGGGCAGAGGAGGGCACCACTAAGGCTCGTGGGAGGACCTGGACTCATGCACTCTGCACTCCTCCCTGGCTTTCcggcccaggcacccctcaccaaaccccctcctccccagctttcTCCTCTCCAGGCCGAGGCCCTTCTCACACTCACACGCTGCAGAAGCCCAAAGACTCCACGGAGTTGGACTcgctctcctccccttctcccacatTGGGCTGGGAGGCCACGGTCTCGGGTCTGAAAACCCCCACCACCTAGAAGCCACGGGAGACAATTCGAGGATGGGAGGAGGGCTGATGAGAAGGAGGAAAGGCGAcgggagaggggctgggagagccctcagaggcgggggcgggggggggggggggcacgacACGGGAGGCAGAggccccagagcctggctccGGGTCACACTCACCTTGCCAGTGGTGGCACTGACCAGCTTGGCCTGGCAGTCCACGGAACCGGTGAGGATCAGGCTGCCGTCCTGGTTGGTGGCGACACAGGTCAGAGGGCCCTGGTGACCCTCGGTCCCTAGGACGGAGCAGACAGCTAAGTCAGGCTTCCTCGACGCACCCAAGGCCTACCCCAGGCCTTCCGCACAGACACCCGCTGaaccctggccctgccctggagACCTTTTAGTACGTGGATCGAGCTGCCCTGCTTCAGGTCCCAGATCCGGATGGTGCCATCTTCATAGCCGACCACGGCTCTCTTCCCTGAAGGGCCACAGGCACGGACGGAGAGAAGGACAGACAGCACTCGCAGGCACACCCGGCAAGGgaatgggggggaagggggaaaccAGGAAGTAAGGG
Coding sequences within it:
- the GPBAR1 gene encoding LOW QUALITY PROTEIN: G-protein coupled bile acid receptor 1 (The sequence of the model RefSeq protein was modified relative to this genomic sequence to represent the inferred CDS: inserted 2 bases in 1 codon); the encoded protein is MGRPPSPCGPACARPHPPRGGARLSPTRSSSIPPEPRAGAEPGQQRASGPCGPCGVEAPCPHRPGHQTAPEALQACLRQHPDTEGKAQAGPGTPAPNSHARRLLLQAAPVPGPKMTPNGTREAPSPVPAGALGLSLALASLIVAANLLLALGIARERQLRHPPAGCFFLSLLLAGLLTGLALPVLPGLWSQSRRSYWPCLFLYLAPNFSFLSLLANLLLVHGERYAAVLWPLRPRGSPRLALLLTWAGPLLFASLPALGWNRWAPGTSCSSQAVFPAPYLYLEVYGLLLPAVGAAALLSIRVLAAARRQLSDIRRLEQAVSRGTPSALARALTWRQARAQAGATLLFGLCWGPYVVTLLLSVLAFEQRPPLGPGTLLSLMSLGSASAAAVPVAMGLGDQRYTGPWRAAARRCLRALQRRAXPGPGPAYHTSSQSSMDLNLNWGKGLCWPLLEASVHLGHRASLLLSPSPGIRGPALM